In the genome of Lycorma delicatula isolate Av1 chromosome 8, ASM4794821v1, whole genome shotgun sequence, one region contains:
- the MagR gene encoding iron-sulfur cluster assembly 1 homolog MagR, with amino-acid sequence MAGRVVASATVRAVKSRRPLPFRAALVLTPAAVQKIKQILDGKPEFIGLKVGVRQRGCNGLSYTLDYAKQKEKFDEEVVQDGVRVIIDKKAQLTLLGTEMDYVESKLSSEFVFNNPNIKGTCGCGESFSV; translated from the exons ATGGCTGGTCGGGTGGTAGCTTCTGCTACGGTTAGGGCTGTGAAAAGCAGACGACCTCTACCCTTCAGAGCGGCTCTAGTGCTG acaCCGGCagcagtacaaaaaattaaacagatattagATGGTAAACCAGAATTT ATAGGTTTAAAGGTCGGTGTTCGACAACGTGGTTGTAATGGCCTTAGTTATACACTTGATTATGCTAAACAAAAAGAGAAGTTTGATGAAGAAGTTGTGCAGGATG gtgtCAGGGTAATAATTGATAAGAAAGCACAACTTACATTACTTGGAACCGAAATGGATTATGTTGAATCTAAATTATCttcagaatttgtttttaataatcctAATATCAAGGGGACGTGTGGTTGTGGTGAAAGTTTTtctgtgtaa